From Caretta caretta isolate rCarCar2 chromosome 14, rCarCar1.hap1, whole genome shotgun sequence, the proteins below share one genomic window:
- the LOC125629172 gene encoding olfactory receptor 6N1-like produces the protein MADCRNQTAITEFFLLGFGDLPDLQILLFLMFLVIYMATVVGNTLIVVLVVADQHLHSPMYFFLGNLSCVETCYTSAIMPWMLASLLTGDKNISVSGCIIQLYFFGSLAATECCLLAVMSYDRYLGICKPLHYSTLMNIRFSFQLAAGSWLNGFLPITIFVLFLSQLTFCGPNEIDHLYCDPLPLIELSCSDTHQVILADFILACVFTLPPFLLTLTSYMCIIATILRIPSTTGRQKAFSTCSSHLIVVTIFYGTLMIVYMLPKRGTLRDLNKVLSLCYTVLTPLVNPLIYSLRNREVKEALRKAVSKCGFCKNVQRL, from the coding sequence ATGGCAGACTGCAGAAACCAAACAGCCATCACTGAATTCTTCCTCCTGGGATTCGGGGATCTCCCTGACCTGCAAATTCTTCTCTTCCTAATGTTCCTAGTGATCTACATGGCAACCGTGGTTGGGAACACCCTCATTGTGGTGCTTGTTGTGGCTGACCAGCATCTTCAcagccccatgtacttcttcctggggaattTGTCCTGCGTAGAGACCTGCTACACCTCAGCCATCATGCCCTggatgctggccagtctcctgactggggacaaaAACATCTCAGTCAGTGGCTGCATCATACAACTGTATTTCTTTGGTTCTCTGGCAGCTACAGAATGCTGTCTCCTAGCAGTGatgtcttatgatcggtatttagGGATATGTAAACCCCTGCACTATTCAACTCTTATGAACATCAGGTTTTCCTTCCAGTTGGCTGCTGGCTCCTGGTTAAATGGTTTTTTGCCTATTACCATCTTTGTCTTATTCCTATCACAGTTAACATTCTGTGGCCCAAATGAAATTGACCATTTGTATTGTGATCCCCTCCCACTGATAGAGCTCTCCTGCAGTGACACCCACCAGGTAATATTGGCGGATTTCATACTAGCCTGTGTATTCACCCTGCCTCCATTCCTACTAACCCTGACATCCTACATGTGCATCATCGCCACaatcctgagaatcccttccaccaccgggaggcaaaaggccttttccacctgctcctctcacctcattgtggtgaCAATTTTCTATGGAACCCTAATGATTGTCTACATGCTACCGAAACGTGGTACACTGAGAGACCTAAACAAAGTGCTCTCTCTTTGCTACACGGTCCTGACTCCCCTGGtaaaccccctcatctacagcctgagaaacagagaggtcAAGGAAGCTTTGAGGAAAGCAGTCAGTAAATGTGGCTTTTGCAAAAACGTGCAGAGACTCTGA